In Candidatus Pelagibacter ubique HIMB140, a single window of DNA contains:
- the ffh gene encoding signal recognition particle protein — MFENLTNKFEEIFSSLKKAPSLNEAQVDEGLRSIRQALLEADVSLDVAKEFVENVKPKALGQEIIRSTSPGDMVVKIVYDELVNLLGSSNADINLNAVPPVPMMMVGLQGSGKTTSTAKLAKYLEDNKKKKVMMVSLDIYRPAAQEQLRSLGEQNNILTLPIIEGQQPTDICQRAMSAANLNGADIILFDTAGRTQIDLQMMSEIKQIESIINPAETFLVADSLTGQVAASVAKEFKNTVNLSGIILTRADGDARGGAAVSMKYVSNVPIKFLGIGEKIENFEVFHPDRIANRILGMGDIVSLVEKAAQDLGEENIKKAEENLKKGQFSMEDYLSQLRQMKKMGGIEGIMSFMPGVSKIKSQMDSAGIDESIITKNEAIILSMTKKERENPKVIDGSRKKRIANGSGTDPATINKLLKQFKMMSEMMKKMSKGNLKGMSDQGIPPELFNKLK; from the coding sequence ATGTTTGAAAATTTAACAAATAAATTTGAAGAAATTTTTTCTTCTTTAAAAAAAGCACCCTCTCTGAATGAAGCTCAGGTAGATGAGGGTTTGAGAAGTATTAGACAAGCATTACTTGAGGCAGATGTTTCTTTAGATGTTGCAAAAGAATTTGTTGAAAACGTAAAACCTAAAGCTTTAGGACAAGAAATTATAAGATCAACTTCTCCTGGAGATATGGTTGTAAAAATTGTCTACGATGAGCTAGTAAATTTACTAGGTTCTAGCAATGCAGACATAAATTTAAATGCTGTACCACCAGTTCCTATGATGATGGTTGGTTTGCAGGGTTCGGGTAAAACAACTTCTACTGCAAAATTAGCTAAATATTTAGAAGATAATAAAAAGAAAAAAGTGATGATGGTCAGTTTGGACATTTATAGGCCAGCAGCACAAGAACAGCTTAGATCTTTAGGTGAACAGAATAATATTTTGACACTTCCAATTATCGAAGGTCAACAACCAACTGATATTTGCCAAAGAGCCATGAGTGCAGCAAATCTAAATGGAGCAGATATAATTTTGTTTGATACAGCTGGGAGAACTCAAATTGATTTACAAATGATGAGCGAGATCAAACAAATTGAGAGCATTATTAATCCAGCAGAAACTTTTCTTGTAGCGGACTCTCTTACAGGTCAAGTTGCTGCTTCAGTTGCAAAAGAGTTCAAAAACACAGTTAACTTATCTGGAATAATATTAACTAGAGCTGACGGTGATGCCAGAGGTGGAGCTGCCGTGAGTATGAAATATGTATCAAATGTTCCAATAAAATTTTTGGGTATAGGTGAAAAAATAGAAAATTTTGAGGTATTTCATCCAGATAGAATAGCAAATAGAATTTTAGGAATGGGAGACATTGTTTCTCTTGTAGAAAAAGCTGCTCAAGATTTAGGCGAAGAGAACATTAAAAAAGCTGAAGAAAATTTAAAAAAGGGTCAATTTTCTATGGAAGATTACCTTTCTCAATTAAGACAAATGAAAAAAATGGGAGGCATTGAGGGGATCATGTCTTTTATGCCAGGAGTATCTAAAATTAAATCTCAAATGGATTCAGCAGGGATTGACGAAAGTATTATAACAAAAAACGAAGCTATCATTTTATCAATGACAAAAAAAGAGAGAGAGAATCCAAAAGTAATTGATGGTTCAAGAAAAAAAAGAATTGCTAATGGTTCTGGCACAGATCCAGCCACTATCAATAAATTGCTTAAGCAATTTAAAATGATGTCTGAAATGATGAAAAAGATGTCAAAAGGAAATCTGAAAGGTATGTCTGATCAAGGGATACCACCAGAGCTATTTAATAAACTAAAATAA